In Pseudoalteromonas sp. MM1, a single window of DNA contains:
- a CDS encoding DUF3802 family protein, producing MVLDRQGYDDLIMYLTQNLALFEKPGEIKPGAPTVMELIEDVIAQNVMLICEQHTNLNTEQRSQIVREVDGIVYDLQEVLSSITSQPVTVEQHAFIDEFAGLIKNLFDNAVTQTS from the coding sequence ATGGTTTTAGACAGGCAAGGGTACGATGACCTGATCATGTATCTAACTCAAAATTTAGCGTTATTTGAGAAGCCAGGTGAAATCAAACCCGGTGCGCCAACCGTTATGGAACTCATAGAAGACGTAATAGCGCAAAATGTGATGTTAATTTGTGAGCAGCATACCAACCTTAATACCGAACAACGTAGCCAAATAGTGCGCGAGGTAGACGGTATTGTTTACGACTTACAAGAAGTACTAAGCAGCATTACCTCACAACCCGTTACGGTTGAACAACACGCATTTATAGATGAGTTTGCTGGGCTTATTAAAAACCTATTTGATAATGCGGTAACACAAACCTCTTAA
- a CDS encoding OsmC family protein gives MQANVKWVEGDTFIGRSNSNHNVVFDAGSDSAAPSPMEMVLMSVGCCSSVDVVSILKKAKQDFSDVQVQLSSERAETAPRVFTKINLHFVVTGNNVSEKHLARAVSLSAEKYCSVALMLDKTVEITHSHEVVQEQVK, from the coding sequence ATGCAAGCAAATGTAAAATGGGTTGAAGGCGACACCTTTATTGGTCGTTCTAATTCTAATCACAATGTCGTTTTTGATGCCGGCAGCGACAGCGCTGCACCAAGTCCAATGGAAATGGTACTTATGTCGGTTGGGTGTTGTTCGTCGGTTGACGTGGTAAGTATTTTAAAAAAAGCCAAACAAGATTTTTCTGATGTGCAAGTGCAGTTAAGCTCAGAGCGCGCCGAAACAGCGCCGCGTGTATTTACTAAAATTAATTTACACTTTGTTGTTACAGGTAATAATGTCTCGGAAAAACACCTTGCGCGTGCGGTTTCGCTTTCTGCTGAAAAGTATTGTTCTGTTGCTTTAATGCTTGATAAAACAGTAGAAATTACCCATAGCCACGAAGTTGTGCAAGAACAGGTAAAATAA
- the speD gene encoding adenosylmethionine decarboxylase yields the protein MNKPFDKLKLHGFNNLTKSLSFSIYDICYAKTEQQRKEYIEYIDEQYSADRLTDILGDVVDIIGANILNVARQDYEPQGASVTILVSEEPVEEQQNYDADEAPGPLPDSVVAHLDKSHICVHTYPEAHPDDGICTFRADIEVSTCGIISPLKALNFLIHSLESDVVTIDYRVRGFTRDVNGVKHYIDHAINSIQNFMTEDTKEAYQMMDVNVYQENLFHTKMMLKETDLNTYLFGLSTDELSDEEEEEIRSKLTREMQEIFYGRNLPDAE from the coding sequence ATGAACAAACCCTTCGATAAACTTAAACTTCATGGCTTTAATAATTTAACCAAAAGTTTAAGCTTTAGTATTTACGACATTTGCTACGCAAAGACCGAGCAACAACGTAAAGAATATATTGAATATATCGACGAGCAGTACAGTGCAGATAGACTAACCGACATACTAGGTGATGTTGTTGATATTATTGGTGCTAACATTTTAAATGTGGCGCGCCAAGATTATGAACCACAAGGCGCAAGTGTAACTATTTTGGTTTCGGAAGAGCCGGTAGAAGAGCAGCAAAATTACGATGCTGACGAAGCGCCAGGCCCATTACCCGACTCTGTTGTTGCGCACCTAGATAAAAGCCACATTTGTGTACATACCTACCCAGAAGCACACCCTGATGATGGTATTTGTACATTCCGTGCTGATATTGAAGTATCTACCTGTGGCATTATTTCGCCACTTAAAGCGTTAAACTTCTTAATTCATAGCCTAGAGTCAGACGTGGTAACGATTGACTACCGTGTACGTGGCTTTACTCGCGACGTAAACGGGGTTAAACACTACATTGACCACGCTATTAACTCGATTCAAAACTTCATGACAGAAGATACCAAAGAAGCGTACCAAATGATGGACGTGAACGTGTATCAAGAAAACCTGTTCCACACTAAAATGATGTTAAAAGAAACCGACTTAAATACCTATTTATTCGGCCTTTCTACTGATGAGTTATCGGATGAAGAAGAGGAAGAAATTCGCTCTAAACTAACCCGTGAAATGCAGGAAATATTCTACGGTCGTAACCTACCAGACGCAGAATAA
- a CDS encoding aromatic amino acid transport family protein: protein MTPSQDATLSNASTTGEHTPTSKWNLHDTQWTLSLFGTAVGAGILFLPINIGIGGFWPLIIMACLAFPMTFLAHRGLARFVLSSKNKDSDFTDVVEEHFGVTAGRLISLLYFLSIFPILLIYGVGLTNTVDSFMVNQMGVESPSRVLLSGVLVAGMISLMMGGERLMLRAFAILVYPLVGILFCLSIYLIPSWQMPDMSFPEAGSFTKTLWLSIPIIVFSFSHAAAISSFVNVQRGHYGNQATNKAEAILKRTSLLLIVFVLLFVFSCVLSLTSEQMAAAKAANVSILSYLANITSNSYIATLGPLVAFIAITSSFLGHFLGARESFTGLVTKQTSLSAKVADKIGVLIMFFAIWFCAVKNPSILDMMDQLSGPIIAMILFIMPMIAVYKVPALSKYRNRLSTLFVLAVGSLAVCALIYSMLN, encoded by the coding sequence ATGACACCATCACAAGATGCAACGCTTTCAAATGCATCAACAACAGGTGAACACACACCTACTTCTAAATGGAATCTGCACGATACGCAGTGGACGTTAAGCCTTTTTGGTACCGCCGTTGGCGCGGGCATTTTATTTTTACCTATTAACATTGGTATAGGTGGTTTTTGGCCACTGATTATTATGGCGTGTTTAGCCTTTCCAATGACCTTTTTAGCGCACCGTGGTTTAGCCCGCTTTGTGTTGTCGTCTAAAAATAAAGATTCAGATTTTACCGATGTTGTTGAGGAGCACTTTGGTGTAACAGCAGGTAGGTTAATCTCTTTATTATACTTTTTATCTATATTCCCCATTTTGCTTATTTACGGCGTTGGTTTAACAAATACAGTTGATAGCTTTATGGTGAACCAAATGGGAGTGGAATCACCTTCTCGCGTGTTACTTTCGGGTGTATTAGTTGCAGGTATGATAAGCCTAATGATGGGCGGCGAGCGTTTAATGCTGCGTGCCTTTGCTATTTTGGTTTACCCATTGGTAGGTATTTTATTTTGCTTATCGATATATTTAATTCCGAGCTGGCAAATGCCAGATATGAGCTTTCCTGAGGCGGGCAGCTTTACTAAAACACTGTGGTTATCTATTCCTATTATTGTGTTTTCGTTTAGCCATGCGGCGGCTATTTCAAGCTTTGTGAACGTACAGCGTGGTCATTATGGCAATCAGGCCACCAATAAGGCTGAGGCTATTTTAAAGCGCACTAGCTTACTGCTTATTGTATTTGTACTGCTGTTTGTGTTTTCGTGCGTGCTTTCGCTTACTAGCGAGCAAATGGCTGCTGCTAAAGCGGCGAACGTATCGATTTTATCTTACCTTGCTAACATCACCAGTAATTCGTATATCGCGACCCTTGGACCGCTGGTTGCCTTTATTGCTATTACCTCATCGTTTTTAGGGCACTTTTTAGGAGCACGCGAAAGCTTTACCGGTTTGGTGACTAAGCAAACGAGCTTAAGCGCAAAAGTAGCCGACAAAATTGGCGTACTCATTATGTTTTTTGCTATTTGGTTTTGCGCGGTTAAAAATCCAAGCATTTTAGACATGATGGATCAGCTATCTGGCCCTATCATCGCGATGATTTTATTTATTATGCCTATGATTGCCGTGTACAAAGTGCCTGCGCTGAGTAAATACCGCAACCGTTTAAGTACCTTGTTTGTACTTGCTGTGGGCTCACTGGCCGTATGTGCACTTATTTACAGCATGCTTAATTAA
- a CDS encoding alpha/beta fold hydrolase: protein MSKDILFHTTFAHETSKIWVVFVHGAGGSSAIWFRQLKAYKKEYNVLLLDLRGHGKSNNLVQNFVDNNYSFNKVSKDIIDVLDHNNIPNAHFVGISLGTILIRNIAEIAPQYVSSMVLGGAVTRFNTRSNTLVYLGNTFKHLLPYMWLYRLFAFIMMPKKRHKESRLLFVREAKRLCQKEFIKWFKLAMDVNPLMQYFKEKDIDIPILYIMGKEDHMFLGPVKEMVKRHKNSVLQTIHHCGHVCNVERPDLFNQHSLAFIAQQNR, encoded by the coding sequence ATGAGCAAAGATATTCTTTTTCATACTACTTTTGCACACGAAACCAGTAAAATATGGGTTGTATTTGTTCATGGCGCAGGGGGGAGTTCGGCAATTTGGTTTCGCCAACTTAAAGCCTATAAAAAAGAATATAATGTATTGCTGCTCGATCTTCGTGGTCACGGTAAATCAAATAACTTAGTGCAAAACTTTGTAGATAATAATTACTCGTTTAATAAGGTCTCTAAAGACATTATCGATGTGCTAGATCATAACAACATCCCTAACGCACACTTTGTTGGTATTTCACTGGGCACGATTCTTATTCGAAATATTGCTGAAATTGCGCCGCAATATGTTTCTAGCATGGTGCTAGGTGGAGCGGTTACTCGTTTTAATACTCGCAGTAATACCTTGGTTTATTTAGGGAATACGTTTAAACACTTATTGCCTTATATGTGGCTGTATCGCTTATTTGCTTTTATTATGATGCCGAAAAAGCGCCATAAAGAATCTCGACTTTTGTTTGTTCGTGAAGCAAAACGCTTGTGCCAAAAAGAGTTTATAAAGTGGTTTAAATTAGCCATGGACGTAAACCCCTTAATGCAGTATTTCAAAGAAAAAGACATTGATATACCCATTCTTTACATTATGGGTAAAGAAGATCACATGTTCCTTGGCCCTGTTAAAGAAATGGTAAAGCGCCATAAAAATAGCGTACTGCAAACTATTCACCATTGCGGCCATGTTTGTAACGTAGAGCGCCCTGACTTATTCAACCAGCACTCGCTTGCTTTTATCGCCCAGCAAAACCGTTAA
- a CDS encoding DUF6979 family protein: protein MSGDMFGINLNDWLEGTIAKVKNNEPWNKAWINTYKDLGGQSLESGKKSCPKNAARVLYQNGRIAGYDENYKTVSFQEVIENDSVNGVYALMAIDELKQNNSIELSSLVKAVHCKFEKQFGSAPNSDQGAIKLTFKLWHLNKIVQQ from the coding sequence ATGAGTGGGGATATGTTTGGGATAAACCTGAATGATTGGCTTGAAGGAACAATTGCAAAGGTTAAAAATAATGAACCTTGGAATAAAGCGTGGATAAATACCTATAAGGATTTAGGTGGCCAAAGTTTAGAAAGTGGAAAGAAATCTTGCCCAAAGAACGCCGCGAGAGTGTTATATCAAAACGGGAGAATAGCAGGATATGATGAAAATTATAAAACAGTCTCATTTCAGGAGGTTATAGAGAATGATTCTGTAAATGGGGTTTATGCTCTTATGGCTATTGATGAACTAAAACAAAATAATAGTATTGAACTTAGTTCGCTTGTAAAAGCTGTTCATTGCAAATTCGAGAAGCAGTTTGGTTCAGCTCCTAACTCAGATCAAGGTGCTATAAAATTAACATTCAAACTATGGCATTTGAATAAAATTGTTCAACAATAA
- the cysQ gene encoding 3'(2'),5'-bisphosphate nucleotidase CysQ translates to MNQTELLEETLILARKAGQAIMGIYEKDFNVEYKADESPVTDADLAAHKVIAAGLKQLTPDTPILSEESADISWDIRQTWKSYWLVDPIDGTKEFIKKNGEFTVNIALIENGKPVLAVVDAPALGVSYLASNDIGAFKDKGDERIELKVTTKPNKGLIRVVGSRSHPSPDLAEFVKRFDDVEMVSKGSSLKLCLVAEGSADIYPRLGPTCEWDTGAGHAIAEIAGAKVTKLDGSPLLYNTKDEYLNPYFIVSALEG, encoded by the coding sequence ATGAACCAAACCGAGCTACTAGAAGAAACCCTCATACTTGCCCGCAAAGCAGGCCAAGCCATAATGGGGATTTACGAAAAGGACTTTAACGTTGAATACAAAGCCGATGAAAGCCCAGTAACCGACGCCGATTTAGCAGCTCATAAAGTGATTGCGGCAGGGCTTAAACAGCTCACTCCCGACACACCTATACTCAGCGAAGAAAGCGCTGATATAAGCTGGGATATTCGCCAAACCTGGAAAAGCTACTGGTTAGTAGACCCCATCGACGGCACAAAAGAGTTTATAAAAAAGAACGGCGAATTTACCGTAAACATAGCCCTAATCGAAAACGGTAAACCCGTACTTGCTGTAGTTGATGCACCCGCGCTTGGCGTATCGTACTTAGCCAGTAACGACATTGGCGCGTTTAAAGACAAAGGCGATGAACGAATAGAGCTTAAAGTTACCACTAAGCCTAACAAAGGGTTAATACGTGTTGTAGGCAGCCGCTCGCACCCGTCACCTGATTTAGCCGAGTTTGTAAAACGCTTTGACGACGTTGAAATGGTCTCAAAAGGCAGCTCACTAAAATTATGTTTAGTTGCCGAAGGCAGCGCTGATATTTACCCACGCTTAGGCCCAACCTGTGAGTGGGATACGGGTGCCGGCCATGCAATCGCCGAAATAGCCGGCGCTAAAGTAACCAAACTTGATGGCAGCCCGCTTTTGTATAACACCAAAGATGAATATTTGAATCCGTATTTTATTGTTTCGGCTTTAGAGGGATAA